From the genome of Triticum aestivum cultivar Chinese Spring chromosome 3B, IWGSC CS RefSeq v2.1, whole genome shotgun sequence, one region includes:
- the LOC123071023 gene encoding receptor-like serine/threonine-protein kinase SD1-8, translating to MRATRAPMCRVLLLVAAACCFFSGSVAATDSIDLAASITGNQTLVSAGGIFELGFFSPPGGRTYLGIRYAGIADRTVVWVANRNDPLISAPGALRLSPDGRLLILDRQNSTVWSSPAPTRRITAGAVARLGDDGNFLLSSDGSGSPQSVAWQSFDYPTDTLLPGMKLGMDFKRRLTRNLTSWNSPNDPSPGQYTFKLVPGGLPEFFLFQGPKKIYASGPFNGAGLTGVPNLMSKDFIFKVVNSPDETYYSYAITDPKLRSRFLMDGTAGLVQRYVWTNNGPWSSFWYYPTDPCDTYGKCGAFGYCDITQAPLCTCLPGFEPRSTEQWNLRDGTGGCVRTTNLSCGAGDGFWPVNRMKLPEATNATVHADMTLDQCRQLCLANCSCRAYSAANVSGGINRGCVIWGVDLMDMRQYPAVVQDVFIRLAQSEVDALIAAARRQRPNRKLLIAGVAAASGVLLLGAILGCCCFWRKKRHAKTAPSSHSDVLPLRHRKHPAASPARNQRLAENRMSSEKDLDLPFFDLEAILTATDDFDPDSKIGQGGFGSVYMGKLEDGQEVAVKRLSKKSVQGVGEFKNEVKLIAKLQHRNLVKLLGCCIDEDERMLVYEFMPNNSLDTFIFDEEKRKSLVWKNRFEIIMGIARGLLYLHEDSRVRIIHRDMKASNVLLDRNMIPKISDFGIARMFGGDQTTEYTMKVIGTYGYMSPEYAMDGVFSMKSDIYSFGVLVIEIITGKRNRGFYDDELDLNLLGYAWMLWKEGRGVELLDEAMGGTFDYDVVLRCIQVALLCVQVHPRSRPLMSSVVMLLSSENATMPEPNEPGVNIGKITSDTESSQTQTGISLTETAVDAR from the exons ATGAGGGCGACACGTGCGCcgatgtgccgcgtcctcctcctcgtcgcggccGCCTGCTGCTTCTTCTCCGGCTCCGTCGCCGCCACCGATAGCATCGACCTGGCCGCGTCCATCACCGGCAACCAGACGCTCGTCTCGGCGGGCGGGATCTTCGAGCTCGGCTTCTTCAGCCCGCCCGGCGGCAGGACGTACCTCGGCATTCGGTACGCGGGCATCGCGGACAGGACCGTCGTGTGGGTCGCCAACCGCAACGACCCGCTCATCAGCGCCCCTGGCGCCCTCCGGCTCTCCCCCGACGGCCGGCTCCTCATCCTCGACCGGCAGAACAGCACCGTCTGGTCCTCCCCGGCGCCCACAAGGCGAATCACCGCGGGCGCCGTCGCCCGGCTCGGCGACGACGGCAACTTCCTCCTGAGCTCGGACGGGAGCGGCTCGCCACAGAGCGTGGCGTGGCAGAGCTTCGACTACCCGACGGACACGCTGCTCCCCGGCATGAAGCTCGGGATGGACTTCAAGCGGCGCCTCACCAGGAACCTCACGTCGTGGAACAGCCCCAACGACCCCTCGCCGGGGCAGTACACGTTCAAGCTCGTCCCCGGCGGGCTCCCGGAGTTCTTCCTCTTCCAGGGCCCCAAGAAGATCTACGCCAGCGGGCCGTTCAACGGCGCCGGGCTCACCGGCGTGCCCAACCTCATGTCCAAGGATTTCATCTTCAAGGTCGTCAACAGCCCCGACGAGACGTACTACAGCTACGCCATCACCGACCCTAAGCTGCGGTCGCGGTTCCTCATGGACGGCACGGCGGGGTTGGTGCAGCGCTACGTCTGGACCAACAACGGCCCGTGGAGCAGCTTCTGGTACTACCCGACGGACCCCTGCGACACCTACGGCAAGTGCGGGGCGTTCGGGTACTGCGACATCACCCAGGCCCCGCTCTGCACCTGCCTGCCGGGCTTCGAGCCGCGGTCGACGGAGCAGTGGAACCTCAGGGACGGGACCGGCGGGTGCGTCAGGACGACCAACCTGAGCTGCGGCGCCGGGGACGGATTCTGGCCCGTGAACCGGATGAAGCTGCCGGAGGCGACCAACGCGACGGTGCACGCCGACATGACGCTGGACCAGTGCCGGCAGCTGTGCCTGGCCAACTGCAGCTGCAGGGCCTACTCCGCCGCGAACGTCAGCGGCGGGATCAACCGCGGGTGCGTCATCTGGGGCGTCGATCTGATGGACATGCGGCAGTATCCGGCGGTCGTGCAGGACGTGTTCATCCGGCTCGCGCAGTCTGAGGTTGATGCCTTGATTGCCGCAG CTCGCCGCCAGCGCCCAAACAGGAAGCTGCTGATCGCAGGCGTCGCCGCTGCTTCCGGAGTGCTTCTTCTGGGGGCGATTTTGGGCTGCTGCTGTTTCTGGAGGAAGAAACGTCATGCCAAAACGGCACCAAGTAGTCATAGCGATGTGCTTCCGCTGAGGCACAGGAAACACCCCGCGGCGAGCCCGGCACGGAATCAACGGCTGGCAGAAAATAGGATGAGTTCCGAGAAAGATCTTGACCTCCCGTTCTTCGATCTAGAGGCGATTCTGACTGCAACGGATGACTTCGACCCAGATAGTAAGATCGGGCAAGGTGGATTTGGTTCCGTCTATATG GGAAAACTTGAGGATGGGCAAGAAGTAGCTGTCAAGAGGTTATCGAAGAAATCAGTACAGGGTGTTGGGGAATTCAAGAACGAGGTGAAACTGATAGCAAAGCTTCAGCATAGGAACCTTGTGAAGCTGCTCGGCTGCTGCATCGACGAAGACGAGAGAATGCTTGTCTACGAGTTCATGCCCAACAACAGCCTAGACACGTTTATATTTG ATGAAGAAAAGCGCAAGTCACTAGTATGGAAGAACCGTTTTGAGATCATTATGGGGATTGCGAGGGGTCTGCTTTATCTCCATGAAGACTCCAGGGTCAGGATCATCCACAGGGATATGAAGGCAAGCAATGTGTTATTAGACAGAAATATGATCCCCAAGATCTCCGACTTCGGCATCGCGAGAATGTTTGGAGGTGATCAGACAACTGAATACACCATGAAGGTCATTGGGACATA CGGCTACATGTCTCCAGAATATGCAATGGACGGCGTGTTCTCTATGAAGTCCGATATCTATAGTTTCGGTGTCCTGGTGATAGAGATCATCACGGGCAAGAGGAATCGAGGCTTTTACGACGATGAGCTTGATCTCAACCTCCTTGGTTAT GCCTGGATGTTGTGGAAAGAAGGTCGGGGTGTGGAGCTACTGGATGAAGCAATGGGCGGCACCTTTGACTACGATGTGGTGCTCAGGTGCATACAGGTCGCTCTCCTGTGTGTTCAAGTGCATCCTAGGAGCAGGCCACTGATGTCCTCAGTTGTCATGTTGCTGAGCAGTGAGAATGCAACAATGCCCGAGCCAAACGAACCTGGAGTAAACATTGGGAAGATCACGTCTGACACTGAATCGTCTCAAACACAGACAGGAATCAGCTTAACAGAAACTGCAGTGGATGCTAGGTAG